A genomic region of Lysinibacillus sp. 2017 contains the following coding sequences:
- a CDS encoding carbonic anhydrase, translating to MTSLQEILKFNEQFVSEKQYESYITTKYPDKKIVILTCMDTRLVELLPKALNLRNGDVKVVKSAGAIVNHPFGGIMRSLLVAVYELQADEIYVIGHYDCGMSAVDPNLMIGHMLERGIKQETLDVINFAGMDLKEWLRGFGDVKTSVQKSVDLIRRHPLIPTGVPVHGLVIDPGTGQLDLVTNGNEISDNK from the coding sequence ATGACTTCATTACAAGAAATTTTAAAGTTTAATGAACAATTCGTTTCTGAAAAGCAATACGAAAGCTATATAACAACTAAATATCCTGACAAAAAAATTGTCATTTTAACTTGTATGGATACAAGACTAGTTGAATTATTACCAAAAGCACTGAACTTACGTAATGGGGACGTAAAAGTTGTTAAAAGTGCTGGTGCTATCGTCAATCATCCATTTGGAGGCATTATGCGTAGCTTACTTGTCGCTGTGTATGAATTACAGGCAGATGAAATTTATGTAATTGGTCACTATGATTGTGGTATGAGTGCTGTAGACCCTAATCTTATGATTGGACACATGCTTGAGCGTGGTATTAAGCAAGAAACACTTGATGTGATCAATTTTGCTGGAATGGATTTAAAAGAATGGTTACGTGGCTTTGGCGATGTCAAAACGAGCGTACAAAAAAGTGTCGACTTAATTCGTCGCCATCCATTAATTCCAACTGGCGTACCTGTACATGGTCTAGTTATTGACCCAGGAACAGGGCAACTTGATTTAGTTACAAATGGCAATGAAATTTCAGATAATAAATAA
- a CDS encoding GNAT family N-acetyltransferase — MVRLIGQQCSLCTFTPADAKALAKLLLDNKFFWSIHEPLHRDEFYTEETQRQKILEGLQLLQANREFSFGIYDNPTQQLIGYISLYSIKRLPYSSGFVGYSIDQNFLGRGIATESVQLLLKFAFQTLNLHRIEAYVAPQNLASVKVLEKSGFTQEGLLKELLFINGAWVDHYMYAILKNEFYGQL, encoded by the coding sequence ATGGTTCGACTTATTGGGCAACAATGTTCATTATGTACGTTTACACCAGCGGATGCAAAAGCACTTGCAAAGTTACTTTTAGACAATAAATTTTTCTGGTCGATCCATGAGCCACTACATCGTGATGAATTTTATACAGAAGAAACACAGCGTCAAAAGATTTTAGAAGGCTTACAATTACTACAAGCAAATCGAGAATTTTCATTCGGAATATATGATAATCCAACACAGCAATTAATCGGATACATTTCGCTGTACTCGATAAAACGATTACCGTATTCAAGTGGTTTTGTTGGTTATTCAATCGATCAAAATTTTCTTGGGCGCGGGATTGCAACTGAATCCGTACAGCTCCTATTAAAGTTTGCTTTTCAAACATTAAATCTTCACCGTATTGAAGCATATGTGGCACCTCAAAATCTAGCTTCTGTAAAAGTATTAGAGAAGTCTGGCTTCACACAAGAAGGATTGTTAAAGGAGTTATTATTTATTAATGGTGCATGGGTAGACCACTATATGTATGCCATTTTGAAAAATGAATTTTACGGACAATTATAA
- a CDS encoding polyphosphate kinase 2 family protein, translating into MKKLKDLDLSLELDKKMYKKKLKVLQYEMLNAQQFLFNNKIGLILVFEGMDAAGKGGAIKRLTEHIDPRGLMVTPISAPQPHEKRYHYMHRFWRKLPQHGQIAVFDRSWYGRVLVERIEGFAKEEEWKRAYNEINDFEQQLTDGDYIVIKFWIHIDSEEQLKRFNDRAADPYKSWKLTDEDWRNRDKFDLYGEAADEMFEKTDTENAPWCLIPGNDKLYARVQVLKEAIAHIEKEVARRGLQLTNVFENQALEEAATDEEKVEVKVTKKSNKKKSK; encoded by the coding sequence ATGAAGAAATTAAAAGACTTGGACTTATCGTTGGAATTAGACAAAAAAATGTATAAAAAGAAATTAAAAGTATTACAATACGAAATGCTAAATGCCCAACAATTTCTATTTAATAATAAAATTGGATTAATTTTGGTATTTGAAGGTATGGATGCAGCAGGTAAAGGGGGAGCAATTAAGCGTTTAACAGAGCACATTGACCCACGTGGTTTAATGGTAACGCCGATTTCTGCACCGCAGCCACACGAAAAGCGCTACCATTACATGCACCGCTTCTGGAGAAAGCTACCTCAACACGGACAAATAGCTGTTTTCGATCGTTCTTGGTACGGCCGTGTTTTAGTAGAACGTATTGAAGGTTTCGCAAAAGAAGAAGAATGGAAACGCGCTTACAATGAAATTAATGATTTCGAACAGCAATTAACAGACGGAGATTATATAGTCATTAAGTTCTGGATTCATATTGATTCAGAAGAGCAGTTAAAACGCTTTAATGACCGTGCTGCTGATCCATATAAATCGTGGAAATTAACAGATGAAGATTGGCGTAACCGTGATAAATTTGATTTATACGGGGAAGCGGCAGACGAAATGTTCGAGAAAACCGATACAGAGAATGCACCATGGTGTTTAATTCCAGGAAATGACAAATTATATGCGCGCGTACAAGTGTTAAAAGAAGCCATTGCGCATATCGAAAAAGAAGTAGCTCGTCGCGGACTACAGCTAACAAATGTTTTTGAAAATCAAGCATTAGAAGAAGCAGCTACAGATGAAGAAAAGGTCGAAGTAAAGGTTACTAAAAAATCGAATAAGAAAAAATCAAAATAA
- the map gene encoding type I methionyl aminopeptidase yields MIVTTQEEIQAFKKIGRICAEIREAMKEATVPGVTTKELDEIAGRMFAEAGAISGPKGEYDFPGYTCISVNHEVAHGMPGSKVIHEGDLVNIDVSGSLDGYFADTGISFVVGEGYEDKEKLCAVAKSSFDRAMTKVKAGSKLNQIGKAVEREAHANDLKVIMNLTGHGLGKSLHDSPDHVLNYYDAWDTTIMKEGMVLAVEPFISAKAEHIIESGDGWTFVTPDKSLVAQIEHSIIVTKGKPIILTSLED; encoded by the coding sequence ATGATTGTTACAACTCAAGAAGAAATTCAAGCATTTAAAAAAATCGGCCGTATTTGTGCTGAAATCCGTGAAGCGATGAAAGAGGCGACGGTTCCAGGCGTTACGACGAAAGAATTAGATGAAATTGCGGGTCGCATGTTTGCTGAGGCAGGAGCTATTTCAGGTCCAAAAGGGGAGTATGATTTCCCTGGCTATACATGTATTTCAGTAAACCATGAAGTTGCCCACGGTATGCCAGGCAGCAAAGTGATTCATGAAGGAGACCTAGTAAATATCGACGTATCAGGTTCTTTAGACGGTTACTTTGCAGATACAGGTATTTCATTCGTAGTCGGTGAAGGCTATGAAGACAAAGAAAAACTTTGTGCCGTAGCAAAATCTTCTTTTGATCGTGCAATGACAAAAGTAAAAGCCGGTTCAAAATTAAACCAAATCGGTAAAGCAGTAGAACGTGAAGCGCATGCAAATGACTTAAAAGTTATTATGAATTTAACAGGCCACGGTTTAGGTAAATCCCTACATGATTCACCAGACCATGTGTTAAACTATTATGATGCTTGGGATACAACAATCATGAAGGAAGGTATGGTTTTAGCAGTAGAACCATTCATTTCAGCAAAAGCAGAACACATCATTGAATCAGGTGACGGTTGGACATTTGTAACACCAGACAAATCATTAGTAGCACAAATTGAGCATTCAATTATTGTCACAAAAGGTAAACCAATTATTTTAACTTCATTAGAAGACTAA
- the thiT gene encoding energy-coupled thiamine transporter ThiT translates to MNKKRLLMMVEIAIFAAIGLVLDQFSFKMWAQGGSISFVMVPIILMAIRWGLSAGLATGFIIGVLQMMFGAFIVHWLQAILDYGLAFTVVGLAAIVRRPLLQATEALNKKKMTFYIVLGTLIGGVLRFICHLLAGVVFFKEYAGDDNVWAYSIIYNSSFMLPATIITVVIAVLLFTSAPRLLQTVKK, encoded by the coding sequence ATGAACAAAAAAAGGTTATTAATGATGGTAGAAATTGCAATATTTGCTGCTATCGGTCTAGTATTAGACCAATTTTCATTTAAAATGTGGGCACAAGGCGGATCCATTAGCTTTGTCATGGTGCCAATTATTTTAATGGCGATTCGATGGGGCTTATCGGCAGGCCTTGCAACTGGATTTATCATTGGTGTATTACAAATGATGTTTGGCGCATTTATTGTACACTGGCTACAAGCAATTCTTGATTATGGACTCGCATTTACAGTTGTTGGTTTAGCTGCAATTGTACGTAGACCTTTACTACAAGCAACGGAAGCACTTAATAAAAAGAAAATGACCTTTTACATTGTATTGGGCACATTAATCGGTGGTGTACTCCGTTTTATATGCCATTTATTAGCGGGCGTTGTGTTCTTTAAAGAATACGCTGGCGATGACAATGTATGGGCATATTCAATTATTTATAATAGCTCATTTATGTTGCCAGCAACAATTATTACAGTAGTTATCGCTGTACTATTATTTACATCCGCACCTCGATTATTACAAACAGTAAAAAAATAG
- a CDS encoding DUF4870 domain-containing protein → MDQSKGLSAISYLSYYFAPFIFSLIVFFVTKEPFVKHHAKRAFISHLIPIIFGIIFAIVFIISAFSVESSIYGELYVGDIFTGTFLITLVLFIIATVIIGIWNLIQAIKVLR, encoded by the coding sequence GTGGACCAATCAAAAGGATTAAGTGCCATTAGTTATTTGAGCTATTATTTTGCTCCATTTATTTTTTCGTTAATTGTCTTTTTTGTAACGAAGGAGCCATTTGTAAAACATCATGCAAAGCGCGCTTTTATCTCTCATCTTATTCCTATCATTTTCGGTATTATTTTTGCCATTGTCTTTATCATTTCTGCGTTTTCGGTCGAATCGAGTATATACGGAGAGCTTTACGTAGGAGATATTTTTACTGGTACATTTTTGATTACGTTGGTACTTTTTATTATCGCGACAGTGATTATTGGCATTTGGAATTTAATTCAAGCTATTAAAGTATTACGCTAA